GGATTAGTAATTGAGTTATCACAAACTATATTATTAATAGCAATATATATTTTTAGAGGTATATTATGAAATTAATAATTGTAAGGCATATTGAAACAGAAGCAAATGCAAAAAAAATATTTAGCGGTTGGAGTAATTATGATATTACACAAAATGGATTTATGCAAATTAGTAAATTAAAAAAAGAATTAAAAAATAAACATGTTGATTATATTATTAGTAGTACATTATATAGAGCATATTATACAGCATTAGAAATATCAAAGGTTATAAATAGAAAAATTGTTTTAGATGATAGAATAAAGGAAATAAACTTTGGTGTTTTTGATGGAAAAACAATAGAAGAAATTAAAGAAAAATATTATGATGAATATTTACTATGGATGGAAAACTATAAAAAATATTGTTTTCCAGACGGCGAATGTTATACATCTTTCTTTAAAAGAATAGATGAATTTTTAAATGAATTAGATAATATGAAAAAATATATTATAGTTACACATGGAGGAGTAATTAATTATATAACAGGGAAGCATCTGAATTTAGGAGATTATACGGAGGTGGAAATATAATCAAAGTAAGAGATTTAACAATAGTAGATTTAGGAAATAAAGAACTAATAATATCATGTGACTCATCTGGTGCTATTGGCAATAAAGAGATGGATGTGGTAAAAGTTTCACCAGATATTGTTGGTTATTATGGAGCGCATGTAGCATTGTGTGAAAATATAGCGTATGGAGCAACGCCTATAACAATTGTAAATACATTATCAGTTGAAATGAATAATACAGGAAAAGAAATTATAAAAGGAATAAGAAGAGCAATTGATTTAATAAATATAGATGTAATAATTACAGGAAGTACAGAAGAGAATTTTCCAACAATACAAACAGGAATAGGTATTACAGTTATAGGTATTAAAGAAAAAAATATCAACTTTAAAACAGAAAAAGGTGATATTGCAGTATTAATAGGTTTACCTAAATTAGGAGAAGAGGTATTAAATAGCAAAGAAATTCTTAGATTGGATATATTAAAAACTTTAAGAAATAGTAATTATTTAAATGAAATAGTGCCTGTGGGTTCAAAAGGAATTTTTCATGAGATTAATGAAATATCGAAGATATGGAATTTAGAATTTAATTTATTTAATAATAATATCGATCTATATAAAAGTGCAGGACCAGCAACATGTGCAATAATAACTTTAAAGGAAGAAAATTTAAAAAATATAAATATAGATATTCCAATAAACATTTTAGGAAAATTTAATTAAATACCTCCGGATTAAAGGTGCAAGGGAAGATGGTGAAAATCCATCACGGCCCCGCCACCGTAACTGGGGACGAAACCAACAAAAATGCCACTGGGAAACTGGGAAGGCGTTGGGAGTAGAACGATCCAGAAGTCGGGAGACCTACCTTTAGTCCTAAGGTATTCCCATTCGCGAGGGCGATATGGGGAGATATTTTTATATATATTGGAGGTGTATGGTATGAAAATTCATGAATTTGTTGGTAAAGAACTTTTAAGGGAATATTCTGTAAAAGTTCCGAAATCTTATCTAGTAAAAGAAAAACCCTATGATGTTAAATTTTTGCCAGCAGTACTGAAATCTCAGGTTTTAGTTGGCGGTAGAATGAAAGCTGGCGGAGTGTTATTTGCCCATGAAAAAAGTGAATTTGAAAGTAAAGTAGATGAGCTGTTATTTAAAGAAATTAAAGGAGAAAAACCATATGGAGTATTAGTTGAAGAAATGATTCCTATACAAAAAGAGTATTATGTTTCATTATTGTTAGATAGAGAAGAAAAGGATATTATTATATTATTTTCAGAAAATGGGGGAATAGATATAGAAGATAATAAAGATAGTATTATTAAAACGAATTTTAATGATTTTGAAAATAAAATTCCAGAAAAAATATCAAAAATATTACCGAAATTAAGAAAATTATTTAGAGAAAAGGATTTAACATTATTAGAAATAAATCCTTTAGTTGAAGATATAAATGGTGAATTATATGCTCTTGATATAGTAATGCATTTAGATGATAATGCTATATTCAGACAAGATTGGGCAAAAGAATTTATAGAAAATGAATACCCATTTCATTTTGTAAAGTTAGATGGAGATATTGGAATAATTGGATGCGGTGCAGGTATAGTAATGGCTACAATGGATGCTGTAAAACTATCAGGTGGAGAACCAGCAAATTTTCTTGATTTAGGTGGAGGAGCTGAAAAAAATATAACTATACAGGCTTTAGAATTATTAAAAAGTTATAATATAAAAAGAATAATATTAAATATATTTGGCGGTATAACAAAGTGTGATGAAATAGCATCAGGATTAGTAGAATTCAAAAATAATAATCCAGAAATACAATTATATGTTAGATTAACAGGGACAAATGAAGAAGAAGCAAAAAGAATATTAAAAGATAATAATATAAATTATTATGATGATATGTATTCAATGATTATAGATGCTGTAAGGATGGTGAATATAAATGATTAATGGAAATGAAAAAGTATGCGTTCAGGGGATTACAGGAAAATATGGTAAATTACATACAGAAAAAATGTTAAAATATGGTACTAAAATTTTATGTGGCGTTTCGAAAAATAAAAACATAAAAAATATAAATGGAGTAGAAGTGTTAAATAATATGAATGATGCGGTAGAAAAATATAATGTAGATACTTCAATTGTTTTTGTCCCAGCGCCATTTGCTAAAGACGCCGTTTTTGAAGCGATAAATGCTGGAATAAAGAAAATTATAATAATAACAGAACATATTCCTCAACAAGATATGTTAGATATATATAAAATATCTAAAGATAATGATGTAATGGTGATAGGTCCAAACTGTCCAGGAGTTATTTTACCTGGAAAATCAAAGATAGGTATAATGCCAGAAAATGCTTTTAAACCTGGAGATATAGCTGTTATTTCTAAAAGCGGTACATTAATGTATGAGATTTCAAATTACTTATCTAAATACTCAACAGGAATAAAAGTAGGTATAGGACTTGGTGGAGATCCTATAATAGGAACTTCTATTGAAGAGGCATTTGATTATATTATTAGAGAAA
This genomic window from Marinitoga litoralis contains:
- a CDS encoding histidine phosphatase family protein, which gives rise to MKLIIVRHIETEANAKKIFSGWSNYDITQNGFMQISKLKKELKNKHVDYIISSTLYRAYYTALEISKVINRKIVLDDRIKEINFGVFDGKTIEEIKEKYYDEYLLWMENYKKYCFPDGECYTSFFKRIDEFLNELDNMKKYIIVTHGGVINYITGKHLNLGDYTEVEI
- a CDS encoding AIR synthase related protein — translated: MVDLGNKELIISCDSSGAIGNKEMDVVKVSPDIVGYYGAHVALCENIAYGATPITIVNTLSVEMNNTGKEIIKGIRRAIDLINIDVIITGSTEENFPTIQTGIGITVIGIKEKNINFKTEKGDIAVLIGLPKLGEEVLNSKEILRLDILKTLRNSNYLNEIVPVGSKGIFHEINEISKIWNLEFNLFNNNIDLYKSAGPATCAIITLKEENLKNINIDIPINILGKFN
- a CDS encoding ATP-grasp domain-containing protein, with the protein product MKIHEFVGKELLREYSVKVPKSYLVKEKPYDVKFLPAVLKSQVLVGGRMKAGGVLFAHEKSEFESKVDELLFKEIKGEKPYGVLVEEMIPIQKEYYVSLLLDREEKDIIILFSENGGIDIEDNKDSIIKTNFNDFENKIPEKISKILPKLRKLFREKDLTLLEINPLVEDINGELYALDIVMHLDDNAIFRQDWAKEFIENEYPFHFVKLDGDIGIIGCGAGIVMATMDAVKLSGGEPANFLDLGGGAEKNITIQALELLKSYNIKRIILNIFGGITKCDEIASGLVEFKNNNPEIQLYVRLTGTNEEEAKRILKDNNINYYDDMYSMIIDAVRMVNIND
- a CDS encoding succinate--CoA ligase subunit alpha yields the protein MINGNEKVCVQGITGKYGKLHTEKMLKYGTKILCGVSKNKNIKNINGVEVLNNMNDAVEKYNVDTSIVFVPAPFAKDAVFEAINAGIKKIIIITEHIPQQDMLDIYKISKDNDVMVIGPNCPGVILPGKSKIGIMPENAFKPGDIAVISKSGTLMYEISNYLSKYSTGIKVGIGLGGDPIIGTSIEEAFDYIIRENIRKVVVIGEVGGNDEINGIEKALKKGYNGDIKVFFAGRTAPKGKRMGHAGAIVEGYEGSIEYKEKRLKDIGIKVIKEISELGG